From Mesomycoplasma dispar, a single genomic window includes:
- a CDS encoding ABC transporter ATP-binding protein/permease codes for MIKIENLTKKIDNKIIFDNLNLDIPSKKITFIIGKSGIGKTTLINLIAGFTKKDSGKISFLDENGSEIKKPLVDVVFQDFNLITNISSENNILIANNVINRVLDPKELEQQAKYVSIETRQLKQKVNNLSGGEKQRIAILRSLSRDSDFILLDEPTGNLDFENGVSVFENLKNIAKNKTILVVSHNLEFAKKYADKIIRIERGKISEENIDKSEQNLAINNEKSSQLVSFKSSSYSKIAKIRQELKTGFLLTLADYKSKWFSTILFVILFLTSIFGTLLFGVLNLNISASNSLKVNEYQLDSVLVSKKLENNSTTFTDNEINNLREKNKTIKKITPFFTLPLLSFEYNDKKKLGAPIDYIDESEFFKNRFNFDQKNLIGRNIKNLDEVIISKEVATQLDIKEPKEQEIAVLIGPKDKKTLKVVGINNLVNAKKLNLTFLHHKFGEDIELQKSKNKNPGNSQTSQTKKIEPIILRLYFENDNLENNIDNFIENNKEYAIDSSLKGISRFTYSLQNFINLIVGAILIVFIAVLLIQTIFYTKNLTDSKVKLIGILKALRAKTWQIFLYHWLNIIIISFLILVINLSVSLPLIPKIYIRILGEDAIYPSISQIVILIFIIWIAMFFIISFIYLLISWFNYKKPVTKLLKFDYF; via the coding sequence ATGATAAAAATTGAGAATTTAACGAAAAAGATTGATAACAAAATCATCTTTGATAATCTAAATCTTGATATTCCTTCAAAAAAAATAACATTTATAATTGGGAAATCAGGAATTGGGAAAACAACTCTTATTAATTTAATTGCCGGTTTTACTAAAAAAGATAGTGGAAAAATTTCTTTTTTGGATGAAAATGGTTCTGAAATTAAAAAACCATTAGTTGATGTTGTTTTTCAGGACTTTAATTTAATAACTAATATTTCATCAGAAAATAATATTTTAATTGCAAATAATGTAATAAATAGAGTTTTAGACCCAAAAGAATTGGAACAACAGGCTAAATACGTGTCAATTGAAACTCGACAATTAAAGCAAAAAGTAAATAATTTATCTGGTGGCGAAAAACAAAGAATAGCAATTCTCCGTTCGCTTTCAAGAGATAGTGATTTTATTTTACTCGATGAACCAACTGGAAATTTGGATTTTGAAAACGGTGTTTCTGTATTTGAAAATCTAAAAAATATTGCAAAAAATAAAACAATATTAGTGGTCAGCCACAATTTAGAATTTGCAAAAAAATATGCCGACAAGATCATTCGTATTGAAAGAGGAAAAATTTCCGAAGAAAATATTGACAAAAGTGAACAAAATTTAGCAATTAACAATGAAAAAAGTAGTCAATTAGTTTCTTTTAAGAGTTCCTCCTATTCAAAAATTGCAAAAATTAGGCAAGAATTAAAAACAGGCTTTTTACTTACTCTGGCAGATTATAAATCAAAATGATTTTCAACTATTTTATTTGTAATACTTTTTCTAACAAGTATTTTTGGGACATTATTATTTGGTGTTTTAAATTTAAATATTTCCGCTTCTAATTCCCTTAAAGTTAATGAATATCAACTTGATTCTGTTTTAGTTAGCAAAAAATTAGAAAATAATTCCACAACCTTCACAGATAATGAAATTAATAATCTCAGAGAAAAAAATAAAACAATAAAAAAAATTACTCCTTTCTTTACTTTGCCATTATTAAGTTTTGAATATAATGATAAAAAAAAGTTAGGAGCACCTATTGATTACATTGATGAAAGTGAATTTTTTAAAAATAGGTTCAATTTTGATCAAAAAAATTTAATAGGAAGAAACATTAAAAATTTAGATGAAGTTATAATTTCAAAAGAAGTAGCTACACAATTAGATATCAAAGAACCAAAAGAACAAGAAATTGCTGTTTTAATTGGCCCCAAAGATAAAAAAACATTAAAAGTTGTTGGAATAAATAATTTAGTTAATGCAAAAAAATTAAACCTAACTTTTTTGCATCATAAATTCGGTGAAGATATCGAATTACAGAAAAGTAAAAACAAAAATCCAGGCAATTCACAAACCAGTCAAACCAAAAAAATAGAACCAATTATTTTAAGGTTGTATTTTGAAAATGATAATTTGGAAAATAATATTGATAATTTTATTGAAAATAATAAAGAGTATGCAATTGACTCCTCGTTAAAAGGTATATCAAGATTCACTTATAGTTTACAAAATTTTATAAATTTAATTGTTGGAGCAATTTTAATTGTTTTTATAGCAGTTTTATTGATACAAACGATTTTTTATACAAAAAACCTAACTGATTCAAAAGTAAAATTAATTGGAATTCTTAAGGCGCTTCGCGCTAAGACATGGCAGATTTTTCTTTATCATTGATTAAATATAATTATAATTTCATTTCTAATTTTAGTCATTAACTTATCAGTGTCTCTCCCATTAATTCCAAAAATTTACATTCGAATACTCGGTGAAGATGCCATATATCCTTCGATTTCACAAATAGTAATTTTAATTTTCATAATATGAATAGCAATGTTTTTTATAATTTCGTTTATTTACTTATTGATTTCATGGTTTAATTATAAAAAACCTGTCACAAAATTGCTAAAATTCGACTATTTTTAA
- a CDS encoding ATP-binding cassette domain-containing protein has product MIKIENLTKKIDNKFIFDNLNLEIPLNKITFVIGRSGIGKSTLINLIAGFTKKDSGKISFFDENGSELEKPLVDVVFQDFNLIESLSIKNNILIANHILNRESDDLEIQQAANFIGIETNKLDQVAKNLSGGEKQRAAFLRSLSRKSDFILLDEPTGNLDHENSIALLDLLVKASESKTILIVSHDLELAKQYADQIINLENLSVNVIENNKQINVELKNKHSNPISNQVYKKPGFLQKFKVALLLVLADFKSKITSFILVLVTFFALIFSMVIFMNLHFSAKNIVTDTVAQSNFDAIRIGEKDIISLAPEEIDQLKKDNPKIKHTSLLYSSLEDFTFIYNDNVSLENRSIWPTDESDFFKNRFSSFSKDKDFNNRFITNPNEVILSQKLIEELKIDNPIGKTIKIINVNPLILRQKFEDLDRFSESATIVGILDKPFDDGANFSLVHTDKLKSVYQKSKPNEKESKFDEFEFLPDDYFSLNFQKYVFSRRSTVETDETLVKPNKIHKSFYENSNQANLINLKKGKLPKNFNEIAVSSNITDKIGKLLKVANNKNTLIFKVVGVFDPEKDDENIAIFNNNIEKYSSELLPISAMIYFDHDNLYNNINQFLNKYSKLGVSRYYSTNGGPDEILNQIISSQYVLLLIIFVSIIIFGISLLIFVSLYATNLSKFKKKSIGILKSLGGKTSQIFLYHWLNLVILSAFVFVFGIILSISFVPLIYGAISHQNSVFPDYQQISIIFIIIWFASFFILSIIYSLISYITYKKDIVTLLK; this is encoded by the coding sequence ATGATTAAAATAGAAAATTTAACTAAAAAAATTGATAATAAATTTATTTTTGATAATTTAAATCTCGAAATTCCTTTAAACAAAATTACATTTGTAATTGGAAGGTCTGGAATTGGTAAATCCACACTAATTAATTTGATTGCCGGATTTACAAAAAAAGACAGTGGAAAAATCTCTTTTTTTGATGAAAATGGTTCTGAATTAGAAAAACCATTAGTTGATGTTGTTTTCCAAGACTTTAATTTAATTGAGTCATTAAGTATAAAAAATAATATTTTAATAGCAAATCACATTTTGAATCGCGAATCAGATGATTTAGAAATACAACAAGCTGCGAATTTTATCGGTATTGAAACCAACAAATTAGATCAGGTAGCGAAAAACTTATCAGGTGGTGAAAAACAACGCGCTGCATTTTTAAGAAGTTTATCAAGAAAAAGTGATTTTATTTTGCTTGATGAACCAACTGGTAATTTGGACCATGAAAATTCCATTGCTTTACTCGATTTATTAGTTAAAGCTTCTGAAAGTAAAACAATTTTAATTGTTAGTCATGATTTAGAATTAGCAAAACAATATGCCGATCAAATTATTAATTTAGAAAATTTATCTGTTAATGTTATAGAAAATAACAAACAAATTAATGTCGAATTAAAAAATAAACACTCAAACCCAATATCAAACCAGGTCTATAAAAAACCTGGTTTCTTACAAAAATTTAAAGTAGCTTTATTGCTTGTATTGGCGGATTTTAAATCAAAAATTACGAGTTTTATTTTAGTTTTAGTAACATTTTTTGCTTTAATTTTTAGCATGGTTATTTTCATGAACTTACATTTTTCAGCAAAAAATATAGTCACTGACACGGTAGCCCAATCAAATTTTGACGCCATTAGAATTGGCGAAAAGGATATTATTTCTTTAGCCCCTGAAGAAATAGACCAACTTAAAAAGGATAACCCCAAAATAAAACACACTAGTTTATTATATAGTAGCCTTGAAGATTTTACATTTATCTATAATGATAACGTTTCTCTTGAGAATCGTTCTATTTGACCAACTGATGAATCTGATTTTTTTAAAAACAGGTTTAGTTCATTTAGTAAAGACAAAGATTTTAATAACAGGTTTATTACCAACCCAAATGAAGTTATCCTCTCGCAAAAATTAATTGAAGAATTAAAAATTGATAATCCAATTGGAAAAACAATTAAAATTATTAACGTTAATCCATTAATTTTAAGGCAAAAGTTCGAAGATTTAGATCGCTTTTCTGAATCAGCAACAATTGTGGGAATTTTAGATAAGCCTTTTGATGATGGCGCCAATTTTTCGCTTGTTCACACAGATAAATTAAAGTCAGTTTATCAAAAATCGAAACCAAATGAAAAAGAAAGTAAGTTTGATGAATTTGAGTTTTTACCTGATGATTATTTTTCATTAAACTTTCAAAAGTATGTTTTTAGTAGGCGATCAACCGTAGAAACTGACGAAACACTTGTAAAACCCAATAAAATACATAAGTCTTTCTATGAGAACTCAAATCAAGCCAATTTAATAAACTTGAAAAAAGGTAAATTGCCTAAAAATTTTAATGAAATAGCAGTTAGCTCGAATATAACTGATAAAATAGGAAAACTTTTAAAAGTTGCTAATAATAAAAATACTTTAATTTTTAAAGTTGTTGGAGTTTTTGATCCTGAAAAAGATGATGAAAATATCGCTATTTTTAACAATAATATTGAAAAATATTCTAGCGAATTACTTCCAATAAGTGCTATGATTTATTTTGATCATGATAATTTATACAATAATATTAATCAATTTTTAAATAAATATAGCAAACTGGGCGTTAGTCGTTATTACTCGACAAATGGCGGCCCGGATGAAATTCTGAATCAAATAATTTCCTCTCAATATGTTTTGTTATTAATTATTTTTGTGTCAATAATAATTTTTGGAATAAGTTTGTTAATTTTTGTGTCATTATATGCAACAAATCTTTCTAAATTCAAGAAAAAATCAATAGGTATTCTAAAGTCTCTTGGTGGAAAAACATCACAAATTTTCTTGTATCATTGATTAAATCTGGTAATACTTTCCGCTTTTGTTTTCGTTTTTGGTATTATACTTTCAATTTCTTTTGTGCCTTTAATTTATGGTGCAATTTCACATCAAAATTCAGTTTTTCCTGATTATCAGCAAATTAGCATTATTTTTATAATTATCTGGTTTGCCAGTTTCTTTATTTTATCAATCATATATTCATTAATTTCTTATATAACTTATAAAAAAGATATTGTAACATTACTAAAATAA
- a CDS encoding DNA adenine methylase: MKIENRKNKINPVLKWVGGKRQLLDRIIPLVPEKFNNYIEPFFGGGALFFSLEPSTAIINDFNTELINTYQVIKNKPQELILELEEHQKFHSKNHFYEIRNLDRQKTLIKLAMSKGRRE, encoded by the coding sequence ATGAAAATAGAAAATAGAAAAAATAAAATCAATCCTGTTCTAAAATGAGTCGGTGGAAAAAGGCAATTACTTGACCGAATTATCCCACTTGTTCCTGAAAAATTTAACAATTATATTGAACCTTTTTTTGGTGGCGGGGCTCTATTTTTTAGTCTAGAACCTTCAACAGCAATTATTAATGACTTTAATACTGAATTAATTAATACTTATCAAGTAATCAAAAATAAACCACAAGAATTAATTTTAGAATTGGAAGAACACCAAAAATTCCATTCAAAAAATCACTTTTACGAAATTCGAAATTTAGATCGGCAAAAAACTTTGATAAAATTAGCGATGTCAAAAGGGCGGCGAGAATAA
- a CDS encoding N-6 DNA methylase, with protein sequence MKPKTAEASVANHFNSELKAMEIGVSLESEPLNDQIDFALNEYYSKSGNKGGNKPDAKLLKSDSFGNHYPILIEYKSGFNKMVKLDDDSFPDLSRFDHIKNFAVNGAIHYAKAVILYTYYPDVIAIGAVGEKNKKGEFEGKIEVWWVSKENYTKGQKVGEYSDFSFLAPKHFDKFIEKTKNSFLSQEEKDKIRQKTEAEMEIALKKLNNDIYKNELNIEADTKLHLIVASIIASLIIPNKVKPLTKNDLKSENEINYRDGEKILRKIISFLREKGLLPEKQKSLINILKPSLEDDALNFPENGESRIRRIFVKVIDNIGYFFKNGLEIDFAGKLFNEMYSWLGFSEDKKNDVVLTPPYVAKLLVKLARVNQDSYVWDFASGSGGLLVAAMNEMIADATQKAKSPKELETKKIKIKKQQLLGIEILPKVHMLAILNMIIMGDGSSSLLKGDSLEFVNEKNFPANAFILNPPYSTPGNGMVFVKKALSMMKNGYAAIIIQSSAGSGKAREYNVEILKKNTLLASIKMPIDLFIGKSSVQTHIYVFQVGQSHHKDYQVKFIDFSDDGYKRTNRKKASINLVDSNNATARYQELVNLVNIGGHKLDLIGKNNYFTDVIDPLNGGDWNKTKQVDLKPSIADFKKSIGDFLIWEIAEIIKKTEIDLEKAEVSLVEKIQWGEFKIGDLFTVSSSKKIIHANKVQIYDKQIPNSYPYVVRQSKNNGIKGYIKEDPKFLNPKNTISFAQDTFFSFFQKQEYFTGNNIKILKYKNSEEISQKSLLFIATTIQKAIDKFDWGINSSKESVLNTKFLLPINNGKIDFDFIELFTKELEVAHLWKLKTDLLAELKTYSVATGLDSSKLQTDKEKLK encoded by the coding sequence ATGAAACCAAAAACTGCAGAAGCTAGTGTTGCCAATCATTTTAATTCAGAGTTAAAAGCAATGGAAATCGGTGTTTCATTAGAATCAGAACCACTAAACGATCAAATTGATTTTGCACTTAACGAATATTATTCTAAATCCGGAAACAAAGGTGGGAACAAACCGGATGCAAAACTTTTAAAAAGCGATAGTTTTGGAAATCATTACCCAATTTTAATCGAATATAAATCTGGATTTAACAAAATGGTAAAACTAGATGATGACAGTTTTCCCGATTTGTCCCGCTTTGATCATATTAAAAATTTTGCCGTTAATGGTGCAATTCATTATGCTAAAGCGGTTATTCTATACACTTATTATCCTGATGTCATTGCCATTGGTGCAGTTGGTGAAAAAAATAAAAAAGGTGAATTTGAAGGAAAAATTGAAGTTTGATGAGTTTCAAAAGAAAATTATACTAAAGGACAAAAAGTCGGCGAATACAGTGATTTTAGTTTTTTAGCTCCCAAACATTTTGATAAATTTATTGAAAAAACCAAAAATTCATTTTTAAGTCAAGAAGAAAAAGATAAAATTCGCCAAAAAACTGAAGCGGAAATGGAAATCGCGCTAAAAAAACTTAATAATGATATTTATAAAAATGAGTTAAATATTGAAGCTGATACAAAACTGCATTTAATTGTTGCTAGCATTATTGCAAGTTTGATAATTCCGAATAAAGTTAAGCCACTTACAAAAAATGATCTAAAATCAGAAAATGAAATAAACTACCGTGATGGTGAAAAAATTTTAAGAAAAATTATCTCTTTTTTACGCGAAAAAGGGCTTTTACCCGAAAAACAAAAATCTCTAATTAATATTTTAAAACCAAGTCTTGAAGATGATGCGCTTAATTTTCCAGAAAATGGTGAATCGCGAATTAGAAGAATTTTTGTAAAAGTAATTGATAATATCGGCTATTTTTTCAAAAACGGGCTTGAGATCGACTTTGCCGGTAAATTATTTAACGAAATGTATTCCTGACTTGGTTTTAGCGAAGATAAAAAAAACGATGTCGTTTTAACTCCGCCTTATGTTGCCAAACTTTTAGTAAAACTCGCCCGTGTTAACCAAGATTCTTATGTTTGAGATTTTGCCAGTGGCTCTGGTGGACTTTTAGTGGCAGCAATGAACGAAATGATTGCCGATGCAACTCAAAAAGCAAAATCACCAAAAGAATTAGAAACTAAAAAAATTAAAATTAAAAAACAACAACTATTAGGAATTGAAATTCTGCCAAAAGTTCATATGCTTGCAATTTTGAATATGATCATAATGGGTGATGGTTCTTCGAGTTTGCTAAAAGGAGACTCGCTAGAATTTGTTAATGAGAAAAATTTTCCTGCTAATGCTTTTATTCTAAATCCACCTTATTCGACGCCAGGAAACGGGATGGTTTTTGTAAAAAAAGCACTTTCAATGATGAAAAATGGCTATGCAGCAATCATAATTCAGTCCTCGGCTGGTTCGGGAAAGGCGCGCGAATATAATGTTGAAATTCTAAAGAAAAACACTTTATTAGCAAGTATTAAAATGCCAATTGACTTATTCATCGGAAAATCAAGTGTGCAAACACATATTTATGTTTTTCAAGTTGGACAAAGTCATCATAAAGATTATCAAGTTAAATTTATTGATTTTAGTGATGATGGTTATAAACGAACTAACCGAAAAAAAGCAAGTATTAATTTAGTTGATAGCAATAACGCGACTGCCAGATACCAAGAACTTGTTAATTTAGTCAATATTGGTGGGCATAAATTAGATTTAATTGGTAAAAATAATTATTTTACCGATGTAATTGATCCTTTAAATGGTGGTGACTGAAATAAAACAAAACAGGTCGATCTAAAACCAAGTATCGCTGATTTCAAAAAATCAATTGGTGATTTTTTAATTTGAGAAATCGCTGAAATTATTAAAAAAACCGAGATTGACTTAGAAAAAGCTGAAGTTTCACTAGTTGAAAAAATTCAGTGGGGTGAATTCAAAATTGGTGATTTATTTACAGTTTCAAGTTCAAAAAAGATTATTCACGCTAATAAAGTTCAGATTTATGATAAACAAATTCCAAATTCTTACCCTTATGTTGTCAGGCAAAGTAAAAATAACGGAATTAAAGGATATATTAAAGAAGATCCGAAATTTTTAAACCCGAAAAACACGATCAGTTTTGCTCAAGATACTTTTTTTAGTTTTTTTCAAAAACAAGAATATTTTACTGGTAATAATATAAAAATTTTAAAGTATAAAAATTCTGAAGAAATTAGCCAAAAGTCATTGTTATTTATTGCAACAACAATTCAAAAAGCAATTGATAAATTTGATTGGGGAATAAATTCTTCAAAAGAAAGTGTTCTAAACACTAAATTTTTACTTCCCATTAATAATGGGAAAATTGATTTTGATTTCATTGAACTATTTACTAAAGAACTCGAAGTTGCCCATTTATGAAAACTTAAAACAGATCTTCTAGCAGAACTTAAAACTTATTCAGTCGCTACTGGTCTTGATAGTTCTAAACTTCAAACAGACAAAGAAAAATTAAAGTAG
- a CDS encoding DNA adenine methylase produces MKKVVKSLLKYPGGKQNELKIIKENLPKTAINYYEPFVGGGSVFLEMSYKKYFINDISQDLIKLYQFIKRQNHDFFLELEKINFNLKLITSFVEKHKKSLIHSYYDWKKGLEISLSPLFNSIFVQLNLNNIAIFQEKLADSLMPKFKLISKLETKIDKKISEIDILKNIHSGIASSLYSFYRQIYNKVDYGSPSLRIAIFYYLRDFCYSSMFRYNKNGDFNVPYGGISYDQKNLDAKIEFLQQESLLKKLERTVIENVDFEKFFFENEPKVDDFVFLDPPYDTEFSTYDQNPFDQNDQIRLANFCKTTKAKFMLIIKKTDFILDLYKDFNIKYFKKNYTVSFKNRNKKNVDHLLITNY; encoded by the coding sequence ATGAAAAAAGTAGTGAAGTCGTTGTTAAAATACCCAGGAGGTAAACAAAACGAACTTAAAATTATTAAAGAAAATCTGCCAAAAACTGCAATCAATTATTACGAACCTTTTGTTGGCGGCGGCTCTGTTTTTCTTGAAATGAGTTATAAAAAATACTTTATTAATGATATTTCGCAAGATTTAATAAAATTATATCAATTTATAAAAAGGCAAAACCATGACTTTTTTTTAGAGTTAGAAAAAATTAATTTTAATTTAAAATTAATTACTAGTTTTGTTGAAAAACACAAAAAAAGCTTAATTCACTCTTATTATGACTGAAAAAAGGGATTAGAAATTAGTCTTAGTCCTTTATTTAATAGTATTTTTGTTCAACTTAATCTCAATAATATTGCGATCTTTCAAGAAAAATTAGCAGATTCACTAATGCCAAAATTTAAATTAATTTCCAAACTCGAAACTAAAATTGACAAAAAAATATCAGAAATTGACATTCTGAAAAATATTCATAGCGGCATTGCTTCAAGTTTGTATAGTTTTTATCGACAAATTTATAACAAAGTTGACTACGGAAGTCCTAGTTTGCGCATTGCTATTTTCTATTATCTCCGCGATTTTTGCTATTCTTCGATGTTTCGCTATAATAAAAATGGCGATTTTAACGTTCCTTATGGCGGGATCAGTTATGATCAAAAAAATCTAGATGCTAAAATTGAATTTTTGCAACAAGAAAGTTTGCTTAAGAAATTAGAGAGAACAGTAATTGAAAATGTTGATTTTGAAAAATTTTTCTTTGAAAACGAACCAAAAGTAGATGATTTTGTTTTTTTAGACCCACCTTATGATACAGAATTTTCAACCTATGACCAAAATCCATTTGATCAAAACGATCAAATCCGACTTGCAAATTTCTGCAAAACAACAAAGGCGAAATTTATGCTAATAATTAAAAAAACTGATTTTATCCTTGATTTATACAAAGATTTTAACATCAAGTATTTCAAGAAAAACTATACAGTAAGTTTTAAAAACCGTAATAAAAAAAATGTAGATCATTTATTGATTACAAACTATTAA
- the dcm gene encoding DNA (cytosine-5-)-methyltransferase, which produces MEFRILDLFCGAGGFSLGFEQVSNFKTVLANDISDDVLKTFAKNFPNTIIIKGDILNPLIQEQIIEKAKELKVNMIIGGPPCQGFSNKGKKLGLKDPRNFLFLEYLKLVKAIRPKIFIIENVKTLLSSAKGFFIEKIRQEIEKLGYFVNYDVLNSYNYGIPQIRERAIIIAFKEKMLEFPKKYSEKVSVFDAISDLSYLESNQGEHKATYLLEPKSQYQQQMRLNSPVLYNHKSTNHSKIALEKLTLIPKEKGKEFLPKEMLGKQKFKTTWGRLKWDQPSPTIDTRFDTPSNGTNSHPVLNRSITPREAARLQSFPDNFEFLGTKTSICKQIGNAVPPLLSKSIALSLILQLSNNNSDNFANRNLETKENLELYNDDALEIINDFLDKKLKVDHIITDPPYNISQKNSFSTLNKNTKRNGIDFGIWDKNFDVLSWISKYAKLVKSNGSFIVFCSFRYLSFIIIELEKSGFVIKDVIKWIKTNPMPRNVKRRYVQDTEYIIWAVRKRAKWIFNKPENVPYLKSFFSSSVVLGKNRTIHPTQKSLELMEFILKVHTNENQIVLDPFMGSGTTGVAALKLNRKFIGIEKDENYFEIAKVRLLKQKV; this is translated from the coding sequence ATGGAATTTAGAATACTCGATTTATTTTGCGGTGCTGGTGGATTTTCCCTTGGTTTTGAACAGGTATCTAACTTTAAAACAGTTCTAGCAAACGATATTAGTGATGATGTTCTTAAAACTTTTGCGAAAAATTTTCCAAATACTATAATAATCAAAGGCGACATTTTAAACCCGTTAATTCAAGAGCAAATTATTGAAAAAGCTAAAGAATTGAAGGTTAATATGATCATAGGCGGTCCTCCTTGCCAAGGTTTTTCAAATAAAGGAAAAAAATTAGGTCTTAAAGATCCGCGGAATTTTTTGTTTTTAGAGTATCTAAAACTCGTTAAAGCAATAAGACCAAAAATTTTTATAATTGAAAATGTTAAAACTTTATTAAGTTCAGCAAAAGGATTTTTTATTGAAAAAATTCGCCAAGAAATTGAAAAATTGGGTTATTTTGTTAATTATGATGTTTTGAATTCTTATAATTATGGCATTCCACAAATTAGAGAAAGGGCAATAATCATTGCTTTTAAGGAAAAAATGCTTGAATTTCCTAAGAAATATTCAGAAAAAGTGAGTGTTTTTGATGCAATTTCTGATCTTAGTTATCTTGAGTCAAATCAAGGTGAACATAAAGCAACTTATCTTTTAGAGCCAAAATCGCAATATCAACAACAAATGCGCCTAAATTCGCCAGTTTTATATAATCATAAATCAACAAATCATAGTAAAATTGCTCTTGAAAAGTTAACTTTAATCCCAAAAGAGAAAGGGAAAGAGTTTTTGCCAAAAGAAATGTTAGGAAAACAAAAATTCAAAACAACCTGAGGGAGACTAAAATGAGATCAACCAAGTCCAACAATTGATACCCGTTTTGATACACCTTCAAATGGGACTAACTCACATCCAGTTTTAAATCGTTCAATTACACCAAGAGAAGCGGCTAGATTGCAATCATTTCCAGATAATTTTGAATTTTTAGGTACTAAAACAAGTATTTGCAAGCAAATTGGCAATGCAGTTCCGCCTTTGCTATCAAAGTCGATTGCTTTAAGTCTAATTTTGCAACTTTCAAATAATAACAGTGATAATTTTGCTAATAGAAACTTAGAAACAAAAGAAAATTTGGAATTATATAATGATGATGCCCTTGAAATTATTAATGATTTTTTGGATAAAAAATTAAAAGTTGATCATATAATTACTGATCCACCTTATAATATTTCCCAAAAAAACAGTTTTTCAACATTGAATAAAAACACAAAAAGAAATGGGATTGACTTTGGCATCTGAGATAAAAATTTTGATGTTTTATCTTGGATTTCTAAATATGCAAAATTAGTCAAATCAAATGGTAGTTTTATTGTTTTTTGTTCATTTCGTTATCTTAGTTTTATCATTATAGAACTAGAAAAATCAGGTTTTGTTATAAAAGATGTTATTAAATGAATTAAAACAAACCCGATGCCGCGAAACGTGAAAAGGCGATATGTCCAAGATACAGAATATATAATATGGGCAGTTAGAAAAAGAGCCAAATGAATATTTAACAAACCCGAAAATGTCCCTTATTTAAAGTCTTTTTTTAGTTCTTCAGTTGTTTTAGGTAAAAATAGAACTATTCATCCAACTCAAAAATCACTTGAGCTAATGGAATTTATTTTAAAAGTTCATACTAATGAAAACCAAATAGTTCTCGATCCATTTATGGGTTCAGGAACAACTGGCGTTGCTGCGCTTAAATTAAATCGTAAATTTATCGGGATTGAGAAGGATGAAAACTATTTTGAAATTGCAAAAGTTAGACTTTTAAAACAAAAAGTCTAA